A single Manduca sexta isolate Smith_Timp_Sample1 chromosome 11, JHU_Msex_v1.0, whole genome shotgun sequence DNA region contains:
- the LOC119188977 gene encoding uncharacterized oxidoreductase SERP2049-like, producing MDFCDKVVVITGASSGIGAAAALMYAKQSATLVLVGRNEAALRNVAQDCEAANKKKPLIVPADLTIDDHVNKIVAKTIETFGKIDVLVNNAGVGYRGGITDGIELYDKAMATNMRPAYLLTSLFTPHLIKTKGNVVNVSSVAALRPIKDIEFLPYCISKAALDMFTKCSALELSRKGVRVNSVNPGGTKTPFVEAAGFSKDQASQIHEGRKDIYPLGKVAQSEDVADLILYLSSDRARSITGSIYVIDNGEMLV from the coding sequence ATGGACTTCTGTGATAAAGTAGTTGTGATAACCGGTGCTAGTTCGGGCATCGGTGCTGCGGCTGCGTTAATGTACGCTAAGCAATCCGCCACTCTCGTTCTCGTCGGAAGAAATGAAGCCGCACTTAGAAATGTAGCACAAGACTGCGAAGCTGCCAATAAAAAGAAGCCCCTGATCGTTCCTGCGGATTTAACTATTGATGATCACGTGAATAAGATAGTCGCTAAAACCATAGAAACTTTCGGAAAAATTGATGTTTTGGTAAATAATGCAGGCGTTGGATACCGCGGAGGTATTACTGACGGTATAGAATTATATGATAAAGCGATGGCTACCAACATGCGACCGGCTTACCTACTCACCAGTCTCTTCACTCCGCACCTTATTAAAACTAAAGGTAACGTGGTCAACGTTTCCAGTGTTGCTGCGTTGCGACCCATAAAGGACATTGAATTTTTACCTTACTGCATTTCAAAAGCTGCTCTTGATATGTTCACAAAATGCTCTGCTTTGGAACTAAGCCGCAAAGGAGTCCGTGTGAATTCCGTGAATCCAGGTGGAACGAAGACTCCGTTCGTGGAAGCAGCAGGAtttagtaaagatcaagcatcACAAATACATGAAGGGAGGAAAGACATATATCCACTGGGCAAGGTGGCGCAGAGCGAGGATGTTGCTGACCTGATTCTTTATCTTTCTAGCGATCGGGCCCGCAGCATTACGGGCAGTATTTATGTCATAGATAACGGAGAAATGCTTGTGTGA